CCGGACGCCGCCGCCGTGGATCTGAACGACCTCGAGTCCATGGATCTGTCGGCGGACGCGGCGCCGCTGGAGCGCGTGGAGCCGTTCGTGCTGGCGTGCGTGCAGGCGCTGGGGCCTGACGCCGGGCCGGacgcgcgccgcgccgccgcggccaGGATACGCCTGTTGGCGAAGCACCGGTCCGACATCCGCGAGCTGATCGGCGTGTCGGGCGCCATCCCGGCGCTCGTGCCGCTGCTGCGGAGCACCGACCCCGTGGCGCAGGAGAGCGCGGTCACCGCGCTGCTCAACCTCTCGCTCGAGGAGCTGAACCGCTCCGCCATCACGGCGGCGGGCGCCATCAAGCCGCTCGTCTACGCGCTGCGCACCGGCACGGCGCCGGCCAAGCAGAACGCTGCGTGCGCGCTGCTCAGCCTCTCGGGCATCGAGGAGAACCGCGCCACCATCGGGACCTGCGGCGCCATCCCGCCGCTCGTGGCGCTGCTCTCCGCGGGCTCCACGCGCGGCAAGAAGGACGCGCTCACCACGCTCTACCGCCTCTGCTCCTCGCGTAGGAACAAGGAGCGCGCCGTCAGCGCCGGCGCCGTCGTGCCACTCGTGCACCTCATCGGCGAGCGCGGCAGCGGCACGTGCGAGAAGGCAATGGTGGTTCTGGGGAGCCTCGCGGGCATCGCCGAGGGCCGCGAAGCCGTGGTGGAGGCTGGCGGGATCCCCGCGCTGGTTGAGGCCATCGAGGACGGCCCTGCCAAGGAGAAGGAGTTCGCCGTGGTGGCGCTGCTGCAGATGTGCTCCGATTCCTCGCATAACCGTGCGCTTCTTGTACGCGAGGGTGCCATCCCGCCACTTGTCGCGCTATCGCAGTCCGGCTCTGCCCGTGCCAAGCACAAGGTACGCAACACAAACCGCACCTTTCTCTTCGACAAAGTTCAGTGCTACTAAGTCTTTACGTCTAGCTATATCCTATTGGCTAATCGGACATGATGATTTGCCTTGCTAAATTTTGTTTGAGTAGAACAATGTTGAAGTCGTTTTGAGCGTTTGCTGATGCGACTGAAGTCACTTTTGACAGTCATCAGTTTAGAACTGATTGTACTAAACAGTATGCCGCGAACTGGTAGTATCAGTTTGAGTTTGATTGAAGTCTGATTGACACCAAGTACTGAAAAGTACACTAAAACATAGAGAGAGGAAAGGGCTCGCTGTACATGTACTCGTGGTTTAGGTAGATTTTTACCTGTTCCTAAGAAATGATCGGTGTTATCCTTCGTGCGTGCTAGGTGACATGCATATCAAATCAGGTGTTGACCTCTGGATTCCATTCAAATTGTGGAGATACGCacttgtttatttatttttttacacTTGTCAAGTACAGTCGGGGATCTGTGAAATCTTCCAAGGACTACAGGAGGATATGCTTGCTGTCTTCTGCACTGCAAGTCAACACTGCTGTCACTGTAGTGCTTTTGCTACTACTAGCTTGGTCCTTCGAGAAAACAACATATCATGTTAAATTAAGAAAACTCCTAATTTCTTTAAAGAGAGAAGAGGAATAGCTTTGAACGATGTCCCCTCATTTGTCTGGCTTACTGTACAAGTTACAAAGCATGTGCTAATCAGTTTTAGTGAATCTGAAAAGTGCTTCCAAATTCTAGAAGTTGTGGAGTCACTAAGGTTTTGTTGCATACTAAATTTGCAGGCTGAGACTTTGCTTGGCTACCTGCGGGAGCAGCGACAAGGGGTTGGCTGCAGAGCTGGAGCAGTTGCAGCTACTAGCTTGGCTAGGTAAAGCAAGAATTATGTGGTCGAAATCTGCTCCATTCTCTGTGGGAGTCTTGAGAGCAGATCAGCTACTTCAGGGGGTGCGATGTTCAGGTCATCTGTAAATAACAGCTGGTTCTGGTTGGTTTGGCTATGTGAATACACATGTGGTTTGCGAGTGAGGATGCTTGGTTGGTTACTAACGTAACGTCAGTTAAGAGTCAGGCTTAAGAGGGAGGGAGGATTCAGAGTCTCAGGGTACTCCGTATGCTAGAAGATTTGGGTGGTAATAATGACGATGGTGCTGGTTTGTAGCTGTGTACAGGATGGTAGGGTATGCTTGCTTTGTCTTGTCAGGTTATAGGGAATGTTGGATCGTCAACCATGTGTTTTTTGCTGGAGGTTCGAGTCCAAATTCCCCTGTTTCGTGATTCTATCTTTGTTCTCAATTCTTTCGTTGCTACTGAATCCGTGTATGGTCGAGATGGGATCGGCTTAGACTGCTGCCATGGATGACGGAGCTGATGTTTCCTTCCTGTGGTAGTACCATACCGTAATATGAACTCGAATGTACTATATCAAAATTCGAGCTAGCACTTTGGCCCTACTCCAGATTTTTGAGAATTCTGTGAGAAAAAATCCCACAATCCTAGATTTTCATCCAAACGGCCTAAATTTTATAGGGTTTTTAACTCACGAGTTTTAGAATCTCGGAATTTAATGAAACTGTCGGGATTCTTTTTATCCGGATTCTCATAATCCTTGGCATCCAAACGGTACCTTTGTAAACATAGAGTACTCTACATCTAGATTACACAGATTGGCATTGACGGGATGAGTGGCACCGATGGAAGTCTCTGAACTCTACGGTATCAGCCAACCATTTGGCTTGGCTAGCTGTCACGAACAGCGACTCCTTTTAATGGCTGCTCTAGATCTATCATCTATCTTGTCAGTTCTTATCACTATTAGAAACGCAACACACGAACCCAAAATGTGTAATCCCTCGCTCAAAATCTCAACGACAATCCAATCCTGGATCTTCTGCTGGACATAATTGCGATCTTCGTGAGACAAGATCGGCGCCACCCCATCGCGTTGCACAGGCTGCAAAACCTCAGGTCAGGTCACTGTCCTGGCTAGCTGGCTGAGACAGGCGCCATTGGCCCGTGTCCCGGTGCCCTGTTCCTTGGCAGATGATTGGTGCAATGGCGCTGTTTAGGAGAGAAAATTTCGCTCCATCATCTTGTTTATAGGAGCATCAGAATATGACCTTTGACCTGTCTGCCTGACGGAGCAGGATAACGAATTAATTCGAGACTGACTCGCGGACGCGATCCAGTTGGGCGCTGGCTGCCCCGGCTGCGCCCCCCAAGTCTCTGCAACTGACCTGTTGTTCAGTGCCGATCCctggtgcatgcatgcatgccaggGATGGAGGATGTGACGACGACGTTGATTCGATTGGGTCGATCGCTCGCTTTCATCGCCATTTTGCAGAGATCTTGATCAGCCGGACTGAAATGGTGAGATAGACGAGGAGCGTTAGCTGAACCGATAGGCCAGACGCCAAATTTTGCCTCAGATTTGGTGAACAGCTTGAAGCAACTGGGCTGCAGATATTCAGTAGTAGTAATATGTTAAGGAGTGTGGTGTCGTGTACCACTTGGTCTTGTAGAATAGAAACAAGAGGCATCAACAAGCTCCGTCAGAATCAAGCAACCATGTCAAAACTTCTGCTCCAACACCCAAATTGGATGGTCAATGATATACTTCTTTAATAAATTGTAAGTCATTAGTCATTTAAACTATGTATTAAAAAGACACaacaacttacaatttagaatgaaGAAAGTAGAAAAAAGTTGGACGGACGGTCAGCGTATAGCAGATCTTTCATCAAATTGCATGCTGGAGAGCTGTTCTATGGCCAACTACCAGTATCAACAGAGATCATACGCCACGCAAGGAGCCACATTTGAGAGAGCAGGGACATTTCCTCAGCCTACGAGCCAAATTTGCATCTGAATTGGCCCTCTCTCTGTATCTAAAAGCTGCGTTAACAGCTTGCAACAGCAAGTCTTTCAGATATTCAGCAATATCTTAACAAACGTCATATCGTGTACCACTCGTGCAAGACTCAAAAAACAAGAGGCACGGGCAAGCTCCGTCTGAACGCTAAACCCGCTGCAAAGGTTGCCGCGTCGGTATCCGTCGTATGGACCATCATCTCAGCCGGTCAGCGTATAGAAAAGCTCAAAGAAAAACGTCACCAGCTTCCAAGTTGGACCATATCCTACCGCCGCCGACGGCCATACCACACAGACGCACACAGCCGAGACCGCCCTGCCATAAACAAGTAGCTGACGCTGTCTGCTGGCAACTTGCAAAGCTATTCGCTTCAAACCGTCTCCAATAAAGAGATCTAAACCCAAAATAGGTAGTGAGAGATCTAAAATCAATCTCCAACAGAGTATTATACGGAAGGCCTATTTTGGGTTGCTTGAGAGACACAatccaaatatgagtatcctctctcctggaaacaCATTTACAGAAAGGATTTTATTTTAGGTctcgttgttggagaagatgccgaatagatATTGAACATTTTACCTGTAGCACTATCCAAAGTACGAATACGTCTTGTATTTTAGGTAGTGTTATCGGAGATAGCCTCGTGATCTGTAAAATAAGCGGCGTGCACTGTTCCTTTCCCGCCACTCCTTCGTCCGCTAGCTCGTGTCCTCGTCCCCGTTACAGACCGTACACAGGGTGCAACAGGGCAGCACGAAACCTGTaaagaacaaaacaaaaaaaaactatccTTCCCTGAAAGGAACGGCTCAAGAAATCttggccgccgtcgccgtcgatcGACCAGGGAGGCCCGAGGCTGGGATGCTCCGCTGTGGCGCTGTCTTCTGCGGTTCCGTGCGGCGAGGCGCAGA
Above is a genomic segment from Miscanthus floridulus cultivar M001 chromosome 3, ASM1932011v1, whole genome shotgun sequence containing:
- the LOC136547031 gene encoding U-box domain-containing protein 4-like, whose translation is MVSLAGSQIPSPSPGQSPCAAARPQRRQGHSMRTIRSALLQPDSSPGSTSPAPAPRDGSADADDSDIENLTDSVIDFHLRELAATAGPAHPAAVAKSSSAINAAATELLDLSRDFSDYSSFNSDISGELERLAAAAGAAPPRSDAPDAAAVDLNDLESMDLSADAAPLERVEPFVLACVQALGPDAGPDARRAAAARIRLLAKHRSDIRELIGVSGAIPALVPLLRSTDPVAQESAVTALLNLSLEELNRSAITAAGAIKPLVYALRTGTAPAKQNAACALLSLSGIEENRATIGTCGAIPPLVALLSAGSTRGKKDALTTLYRLCSSRRNKERAVSAGAVVPLVHLIGERGSGTCEKAMVVLGSLAGIAEGREAVVEAGGIPALVEAIEDGPAKEKEFAVVALLQMCSDSSHNRALLVREGAIPPLVALSQSGSARAKHKAETLLGYLREQRQGVGCRAGAVAATSLAR